The Deltaproteobacteria bacterium DNA segment TGCTGACGTTCCACTGGGCAAATCACGACAAAAGCACTCGTTTTGCTCGGTTGTATTGCATTGGTCTCCGTTGGACCGGTTGCACATCTTTGATTCCACATCAAAGCAGCGGGTGGTGTCGCTGCGCGTAGAGTACTGAATGTAGTAATCCACCGATTGATACGTGTAAGAAAGCCGCCGCGTTTCTGTGCCGTCACTCTTAGCGCTGGTTGTGTAATCTAAAGAGCTGGCATCGATTGGAGCACCGCCAGGTCTAGAGGTGCTTACCCGAGGTAGGTCTGCTTCGTCGACTTCGCCTCTCAGGCACTTGAGAATATACGGCTGTTCACTGGATGTGTGGTACCGGTAGCCGAATGTCTCGTCTGTTTGGCCATTGCATGGGTCAAGCGCCGATGAGGCAATGCTGGAACCATCGGGGTTGTTGTTTCCGTAGATGGGGTAACCATCGTAGGCCCAGCCGATGATTGGGTTTGCGTCTTTGTTATCCATCATGGCAATCATACAATCTGGTGATTTGTGATAATGGTAATCATCGCCCTTGCCAGCATGCCCGCCGCAATTGTCCAGTTGCCCCAACAAGGTTGTGTCTTGGTTACTCTCATATTGAGAATTTCCATCGTCGTCCATTTGCAACTCACCGCCCGCGGAGTAATCGTAAATCGGTACACCGTTGACTGCCACGCCGAGAGCAGAATCACGAGTGGTGACGGTATCGGCAACCACGGGGCTTAACCGAATAGGAGCTTCAAAGTCTGGGGCGGGTGCCGGGACCTGTTCGTTGGTCCCAACGATGCCATTCATGAGGTCGTGGGCAGGGTAGGTGTCGGCTCCAAGGTGTGCAAATTGAGAATCACATCGGACGGCGACTTCTTCAGCAAAACCGGCATCTGAAATAGATGCGCGAATCACGGTGCAGCGGTCGTCGGTATCCACGTCAGGGTTTGTGATGTCACTTGGCGAAGAGCTATCGTTGCCTGTTGTATCGGAGTCATCGCCTCCGCAAGCAGTCAGTTGCGCGGTGACGAATAGCGTAGCGAAGATAAGAGAGCGCATGGTTATTCCTTAGGCCTTAGCTAAATGTTGCCTTAGGCTAGCAGGCTCTTGAGGGGCGATAAACCGATGTTTGAAGTGATCTTTAAATTGGGGTTTAACCTGATGGGGTTTGGTTCCGTTAGATTTTAACTTTTTCGAGAATACCGGCATAGAGCTGTGGGGGAATAGATGGTTACTGGAATTTATAAGAGATATTTTTTCGCTTCGGCGCTCTTAACCTCAGCAGCTCTTTTCTGGGCGTGCTCTGGAACGACAGACTCTGATAATGTCGGCGCAAGCTCGTCTGGAACCGAGGGTTCCGTTACGGCTACCATTTATGCCGATAACTATTTTGAGCTTTACGTTAATGGTGAGCAGGTAGCGGTTGACCCTCTAGACTTCACACCCCACCAAGCCGTCCAGGTGTCATTTAATGTGCCCGAAGGAACCATCCCGGTTTACGCGATTCTTGCCAGCGATTTCGCTACCGAATCAGGCTATGAATATACATCGACCAATAGCCCGCAATTGGGCGATGGAGGTCTAATCGCTGTCTTCTCCGATGGGCAAACAACCGGATCGGATTGGAAATGTTATACGGTGCTCTATGGCCCAACCGAGGCTTCTGAGGCGGCTGGGTGCAGTGCAGCGAACCTCGGTGCCTGTGAAGTAACGGATGCTGGTATACCCAATGGGTGGGCAGATACAGATTTCGACGATTCGGATTGGGAGGAGGCTACCGAGTATTCCGCGCAGGCTGTTGGCTGGGGGAGAAATCCAGACTACCGCAATGGAGAGTGTTGCACGATTACCGATCCACTAACCCGTGAAGACGCGAGCCCAAGTTGCTTGGCCATGGATGAATCAGAGTGCTTGTCACCGGAAGAACAGTCGTGGGGTGATGCTGAGTTTATTTGGGGAAGCGATCTTGAACGCGTGAACAAGGTTCTGTGTCGCAGCCAGCTTTAAATTGAGGTTTGATAAACCCTGGGGAGTAAGTGATGAAGTTTTACCGATACTTAATGAAGCAACTGATTTTGGGCTTACTGGCTCTGAGCCTGTTGGGATGCGGGAGTGATTCCGAGCCTGCCGATAACAATGCTGGCCAAGAGGATTCCGGTTCAACGAACACCGCGACTGAAGATTTTGGAGACTTCCAAGTGAGCAGTACCGCCTTTAATGCAGGGGATACTTTGCCGGAAGACTATGCTTGCTCTCGCGATGGCGGCGGTGATTTGTCGCCGCCAGTGACGTGGTCGGGGGCGCCGGAGGGTGTCACTGAGTATGCGCTCGTGATGTATCACTACCCACAAGGCCAAACCGACAACCCAAGTCATTATTGGCTTGTTTGGAACATTCCATCCTCTATCAACTCGTTAGACGCTGGCAATTTGGAGAGCATCGGGAATGAAGGCAGTAATAAGGATGGCGTTGCAATTGGTTATACGCCGCCATGTTCACCTGGAGATGCTGTCCACGAATATACGATTCGTGTCTATGCACTGAGCGCTGCCCCGGAGGCCTTGGGGAGCTCAGATAACGTTTCTATAGGTTGGGCTGAATTTGTCGCTGCAGTGGAGCCCCTTTCTCTCGGAATGACTGAGTTCTCGTTTACGAATTAAGTTCGTCGTGCCTTTTGTTTTAGTCTTTTGCGGAGAGTTCTTTCTCCGCAACTTGGACCGTTGCCCCGCCTGGACAAGTCTGATAATCGCATGACTGGGTGGCTGAGAGATCAGCGTAACAGGGAAATCGGTGTAAATCCGATGCGGACCCGCCACCGTAAGAAAGCATGCTTTGTCATATGCCACTGGGAAACTGGGAAGGCGACAAAGACGCCGCTTTCGAGCCGGGAGACCTACCCAACATTCAACTTCAATTCCCTCGGGTATAGGGCCGATTGATTCTATGTGCTTAATTCTTAGCACACGTTTCAATGGCTCGATGTATGGGGAAAAGGATGCAGTGATGCAACGTTTTTCAGTTTTAGCGATTGTTTGTTCCGTTTTAGCAGTAGGTTTTTTGTCTGGTTGTGGCGACGACACAAGCAGTGACTTAGCTATTTTGGGTCAGTATGTAGACAACTACGATACCAACCACGAAATCACCAACGAGATGTGGACCAGCGGTGAAAGCGGGTTCATGATTACTCAGTTCTCCAACGAGTCTCAAATGCTTATTGCGCAAAACAGCAGTGAAAATGAGTGGAGTGCTAATCTTTGGAGCCGTTTTGATTGGACTGAAGATTCCGATGGTCTTTGGATTTGTCAGACAGCTTATGATGCCGAGTCTGAAGAAGCGGCTATGAATATAGCTGCTGCTGATGCAACAGATCCAGCTAATACGGGTTGTAGTAGCTTCTCTTGGACCAAGCTGGTCGCAGCTGGCGAGTAAGTAGCAAGACAATATTTAGCATCCTCTGTGGTTGCTAAGCATTTTACTTCACTAGTCTTTAAACAATTTCTTAGCAGCTTTAATTTGCTCTTTCGATGGCCAACCACCAGGGCCTTCACCCTCTCCGTTTGCGACCAATCTTGAAAGATACATTTCTGTTCGGTCCTCCGCCGAGACAACCACGCGTTCAATCGTTTTGCCTTGGGCATAGTCCACCTTATTCATATTGCGAACCATATGTTCGAAGGAGTCATTGGCAGCTCTTCGGTTGGGTGCATCTGGGGCGGCTCTAAACTGGGGAAGAAAAGCATAGCCAAGCTGATTGATTTGCACCGCACTGCTCACGTTTCCTTCTTCGATGAGGTCACGCTGGGTTTGGCGGTAGGTGTCGGAGTTAAAGCCACTGGCATCGGCAGTCGTTTGGGTACCCGTTCCGATATGGTCTCGGTGAAAACCTTTCACTTCTTGGTAAGCCCATGCTTCTTTTTCGAGTTTTCGTGAAGCCTTGGTTTTACCGCGCTTACCTTCGGCGGATTGGTTGAGCGGCGCGAAACCGATGGTATGTTCTGACTCGTGCGTATTTCCTGTAACCTTCTCGCCGTGCGCTCGCGTAAGTCTTCTTTGCTCGCGTCGTTTGGCTCCGTGTTGTCCAATTGCATACTTCATCGCCATGAATTTCACCTTGTTGAATGTTACATCTTAGATTTAGCAAGTCTTAGGCCAACCCTTTGATTTGAAAACATTAATAATTCTAGATGCTTAGTAAATGAACTGGTGGGTAGCGTGCTTCATTTTGGCTTTTAAGCCAAAATAGTGGCGTGCGTGAGTGGTCAAGTTTTACTTCTTGAGCGTGAGGGTTTAGAAATGCTCCTTCGTATTTTAGGCTTGCTGTACTTGACGTTTCTTAAGGCAACGGCAACAGCGCGAGGGACGGGCAGGTTTTAATGCTTCGTAATACATTATTGATTCTCATAATGGGATTGTCCCTGTTTGGGTGCAGCACACAAAGCGGCCATGACGAGCAGCGCTTGTTGGTCTATGCTGCCTCGTCGCTGACCGATGTATTGAAAAAGGTTGAGAAGCAATTTGAGTTGAAGCACCCCACGGTTGATTTGGATGTTGCTTACTCGGGGAGCCAGACCTTACGGCTACAGATTCAGCAGGGAGCCCCGGCGGATGTTTTCATTTCGGCCAATAGAAAACATATGAATATGTTGGTCAATGAGGGTAAAATTACTGAGCGCCGAATTCTGGCCTACAACCGGTTGGCTTTGGTCTTGCCGAAGGGTAATCCAGCAGGGATCACTCAAGTTACCGAACTCGATAAAGCCAAGCGCCTGGTCATCGGTACGTCGGGAGTTCCAATTGGGCGATATACCCGGCAGTGGCTTTCAAAGATGAACCAAGTTGTTGATGGAGATTTTTCTCAACGTGTACTCAAGCGAGTCGTTTCTCAGGAAAATAACGTGCGCCTGCTTAGAGCTAAGGTAGAGCTGGGTGAAGCGGATGCCGCTATTGTATACTTTACGGATGCTATATCATCTGAGGGCGTTGAATATTTACCCATCGAGGAAGAGTTGAATATTCGAACCGAGTATCAGTTGGGAGTTGTTTCCCAAAAGGAGACCAA contains these protein-coding regions:
- a CDS encoding YHYH protein — translated: MRSLIFATLFVTAQLTACGGDDSDTTGNDSSSPSDITNPDVDTDDRCTVIRASISDAGFAEEVAVRCDSQFAHLGADTYPAHDLMNGIVGTNEQVPAPAPDFEAPIRLSPVVADTVTTRDSALGVAVNGVPIYDYSAGGELQMDDDGNSQYESNQDTTLLGQLDNCGGHAGKGDDYHYHKSPDCMIAMMDNKDANPIIGWAYDGYPIYGNNNPDGSSIASSALDPCNGQTDETFGYRYHTSSEQPYILKCLRGEVDEADLPRVSTSRPGGAPIDASSLDYTTSAKSDGTETRRLSYTYQSVDYYIQYSTRSDTTRCFDVESKMCNRSNGDQCNTTEQNECFCRDLPSGTSAPAGCRTAGPPN
- the modA gene encoding molybdate ABC transporter substrate-binding protein — translated: MGLSLFGCSTQSGHDEQRLLVYAASSLTDVLKKVEKQFELKHPTVDLDVAYSGSQTLRLQIQQGAPADVFISANRKHMNMLVNEGKITERRILAYNRLALVLPKGNPAGITQVTELDKAKRLVIGTSGVPIGRYTRQWLSKMNQVVDGDFSQRVLKRVVSQENNVRLLRAKVELGEADAAIVYFTDAISSEGVEYLPIEEELNIRTEYQLGVVSQKETKSALGVWFAFLGSDEVRKLMAEEGLGLP
- a CDS encoding YbhB/YbcL family Raf kinase inhibitor-like protein, producing MKFYRYLMKQLILGLLALSLLGCGSDSEPADNNAGQEDSGSTNTATEDFGDFQVSSTAFNAGDTLPEDYACSRDGGGDLSPPVTWSGAPEGVTEYALVMYHYPQGQTDNPSHYWLVWNIPSSINSLDAGNLESIGNEGSNKDGVAIGYTPPCSPGDAVHEYTIRVYALSAAPEALGSSDNVSIGWAEFVAAVEPLSLGMTEFSFTN